The Streptomyces cynarae genome contains a region encoding:
- a CDS encoding DUF4419 domain-containing protein — protein MAFEIDLPLAEDAEAAWLASELTELGNERFLQAVLRDQARFHHRSTDRLVGWSTGASESAEPTSSLLLRAVHLCFTAHLPLSLSPDLLWYVVVHEVAVHVRLNSGTYAGLFTETPMHQQTIAVRDDLAPLDWERSINLVQQPLRARIGDDVADLFQPAFSTTTPTDATAVLVALMDVVSPYYRFRWTSLCGIPRIRLEGTDRDWRLLAARVRELEGWFEGLRPWFAALHPVLDSISATASGWGIDQEFWRSLYKWESASGGDRVTGWITAFFAHRYTDDGPSPKQSFGPGTTDEEDFPSHISRVSFRWETPTGTFEMAFLGGVLGTERDGEWIRPRLGYAVVELLPATEPRDERLPEPWTMSDIQRVTGCPQAELLTTLGTVTLHGEPLQADCAINLKGLCAVRADNGDWYLGDLVSDTGDIQCWGNYGPDLGYALRSL, from the coding sequence ATGGCTTTCGAGATAGACCTTCCGCTTGCTGAAGACGCCGAGGCCGCTTGGCTCGCTTCCGAGCTCACCGAACTCGGCAACGAGCGCTTCCTGCAGGCTGTGCTCCGCGACCAGGCGCGCTTCCACCACCGCAGCACCGATCGCCTCGTCGGCTGGTCCACCGGCGCTTCGGAGAGTGCTGAGCCCACCTCCAGCCTCCTGCTGCGCGCCGTTCACCTGTGCTTCACGGCTCACCTGCCACTGAGCCTCTCACCCGACCTGCTCTGGTACGTCGTCGTGCACGAGGTAGCCGTCCACGTCCGCCTGAACTCCGGCACCTACGCGGGGCTCTTCACCGAAACGCCGATGCACCAGCAGACCATCGCCGTCCGCGACGACCTGGCCCCGCTGGATTGGGAGCGCTCGATCAACCTGGTCCAACAGCCCCTGCGTGCCCGCATCGGCGATGATGTAGCCGACCTCTTCCAGCCCGCCTTCTCGACCACCACCCCCACCGACGCCACGGCCGTGCTCGTGGCGCTGATGGACGTGGTCAGCCCGTACTACCGCTTCCGATGGACCTCGCTCTGCGGCATCCCCCGGATCCGACTGGAGGGCACGGACCGAGACTGGCGCCTGCTGGCAGCCCGGGTGCGGGAGCTGGAAGGATGGTTCGAAGGCCTGCGGCCGTGGTTCGCCGCCTTGCACCCGGTGCTGGACTCGATCAGCGCGACGGCCTCCGGGTGGGGTATCGACCAGGAGTTCTGGCGTTCGCTCTACAAGTGGGAGTCGGCGTCCGGCGGCGACAGGGTCACCGGCTGGATCACCGCTTTCTTCGCCCACCGATACACCGACGACGGACCGTCTCCCAAGCAGTCGTTCGGCCCGGGCACCACCGACGAGGAGGACTTCCCCTCGCACATCTCCCGCGTCTCGTTCCGCTGGGAGACGCCCACCGGCACCTTCGAGATGGCCTTCCTCGGCGGAGTACTCGGCACAGAACGCGACGGTGAGTGGATCCGGCCGCGCCTCGGCTACGCCGTGGTGGAACTACTCCCCGCCACCGAGCCCCGGGACGAGCGCCTCCCCGAGCCGTGGACCATGTCCGATATTCAGCGCGTCACCGGCTGTCCACAAGCCGAGCTTCTCACCACCCTCGGCACCGTCACCCTGCACGGCGAACCTCTCCAAGCCGACTGCGCGATCAACTTGAAGGGGCTCTGCGCGGTGCGGGCCGACAACGGCGACTGGTATCTCGGCGACCTTGTATCCGACACCGGTGATATCCAGTGCTGGGGCAACTACGGCCCTGACCTCGGCTACGCCCTTCGGTCGCTCTAG
- a CDS encoding DUF6191 domain-containing protein, with amino-acid sequence MQFVFFMTLPGLVIVLTLLAFVDQLLLRAGRAGVLPWRNSARQGQISATGFEQLHASLSPGKQNELKERQSSLVMPDNEDDGAPPNRTTVDLTAGTAVVRMPRSGR; translated from the coding sequence ATGCAATTCGTCTTCTTCATGACCCTGCCCGGGCTGGTCATCGTGCTGACCCTGCTGGCCTTCGTTGACCAGCTGCTGCTGCGCGCGGGGCGGGCCGGAGTGCTGCCGTGGCGGAACAGCGCACGCCAGGGGCAGATATCAGCGACCGGATTCGAACAATTGCATGCGAGCCTTTCCCCGGGCAAGCAGAACGAACTGAAGGAGCGGCAGTCGTCACTGGTCATGCCGGACAACGAGGATGACGGGGCCCCGCCGAACAGGACGACGGTTGACCTGACTGCAGGGACGGCGGTCGTACGGATGCCGCGCTCCGGGCGGTAG